Proteins from one Caulobacter sp. 73W genomic window:
- a CDS encoding type II toxin-antitoxin system HipA family toxin, giving the protein MSWRPSSASILSGDEGALAATLATLATGSGGARPKIHVGFDGAGEISIAEGETPPGHTSWIVKFASPNDPPDIGPIEAAYAALAAAAGLQVPDFRLLPAKAGPGYFATRRFDRPYPGKRLHMLSMGAIIEAPWTQPSSYDTLLRLTAAVTRHASDLTAAFRRMVFNVVAHNRDDHVRQHSFLMTPSGEWRLSPAYDLTYSVGPGGEHYLDVEGEGRRPTLIQIRALGKRHGIDEKLIGQVVDEVISAVATWPQVAEEAGVTRASRAEIAAAHGAVQVGFLKG; this is encoded by the coding sequence ATGAGCTGGCGGCCGAGTTCGGCTTCCATTCTCTCGGGTGACGAAGGGGCGCTTGCGGCGACATTGGCCACGCTTGCGACCGGCTCGGGCGGCGCCAGGCCGAAGATCCATGTCGGCTTTGATGGTGCGGGCGAGATCTCGATCGCTGAGGGCGAAACGCCGCCTGGCCACACGTCGTGGATCGTTAAATTCGCTTCGCCCAACGACCCGCCGGACATCGGCCCGATCGAGGCGGCCTACGCAGCCTTGGCGGCTGCTGCTGGCCTTCAGGTCCCCGATTTTCGTCTGCTGCCCGCTAAGGCTGGCCCAGGGTACTTTGCGACCCGCAGGTTTGATCGACCATACCCCGGCAAGCGTCTGCACATGCTATCCATGGGAGCGATCATCGAAGCTCCTTGGACCCAGCCATCTTCCTACGACACGCTTTTGCGTCTCACCGCCGCGGTGACCCGGCACGCCAGCGATTTGACCGCCGCCTTTCGCCGGATGGTTTTCAATGTCGTCGCCCATAATCGCGACGATCATGTGCGCCAGCATTCATTCCTGATGACGCCTTCAGGCGAGTGGCGCTTGTCGCCAGCCTATGACCTAACCTATTCCGTCGGGCCGGGAGGAGAGCACTACCTAGATGTCGAAGGCGAGGGGCGCCGACCGACCCTGATTCAGATTCGAGCGCTGGGCAAACGCCACGGCATTGACGAGAAGCTGATCGGTCAGGTCGTCGACGAGGTCATTTCCGCGGTGGCGACATGGCCTCAGGTGGCGGAGGAGGCGGGCGTGACGCGAGCCTCTAGAGCTGAGATCGCCGCCGCACATGGCGCAGTCCAAGTCGGTTTTCTAAAAGGCTAG
- a CDS encoding helix-turn-helix domain-containing protein, producing MLKTPVELMEELGRRIAFRRKSLGLTQQAAAERSGVSYRTWRRLEVSGQASLSDVVKACIALRCEEGLDALFPPPAATSLDELLNQQKVQAGARGSKRQ from the coding sequence ATGTTGAAAACGCCAGTCGAGCTAATGGAAGAGCTGGGGCGACGAATTGCGTTTCGTCGCAAGTCCTTGGGTCTGACGCAGCAGGCGGCGGCGGAGCGCTCTGGGGTTAGCTACCGAACATGGAGACGCTTGGAGGTGTCGGGTCAGGCCTCTTTGAGTGACGTGGTCAAGGCGTGCATCGCGCTGCGTTGCGAGGAGGGGCTCGACGCTCTGTTTCCGCCGCCGGCCGCCACAAGCCTCGATGAGCTATTGAACCAACAGAAGGTTCAGGCTGGTGCGCGCGGATCAAAACGCCAATGA
- a CDS encoding efflux RND transporter periplasmic adaptor subunit, translating to MRSTSTTPTRLGAVAAAICLGGLTLAACGKGDQQAGGGGRGPGRGPVEVGFVVVQPSSSLVNVQLSGRTVAYQSSEVRPQVTGVIKKRLFTEGAMVRQGQPLYEIDPSLYQASVSQAQANLQSAQASLTAARAQADRFRPLAQIEAVSQQDYTNAEAAARQAEAAVAQNRAALETARINLRFTTLPAPITGRIGRSLFTVGALVTSNQADPLTTIQQLDPMYVDIQQSSAELIALRRAIAAGGVAPTTAQVRLTLEDGSEYPQAGVVEFSEVVVDPSTGAVTLRVRVPNPQGLLLPGMFVRANFAQGVDRNIFLVPQQAVGRTPRGEASVWLVGEDGKAVQKTIKADRTDGDSWVVTSGLKAGDKIITQGLGNLRPGAQIRPVPASKTQTIAPRQRGQGGPQGAGGQGGGQGRGGQGGGQRQGG from the coding sequence ATGCGATCGACTTCGACGACCCCGACACGCCTTGGCGCCGTCGCCGCCGCCATCTGCCTTGGCGGCCTCACCCTGGCCGCCTGCGGCAAGGGCGACCAGCAGGCCGGGGGTGGCGGACGAGGCCCGGGCCGCGGTCCGGTCGAGGTCGGCTTTGTGGTCGTCCAGCCGTCCAGCTCGCTGGTGAACGTCCAGCTTTCGGGCCGCACCGTCGCCTATCAGAGCTCCGAGGTCCGACCCCAGGTCACCGGCGTCATCAAGAAGCGCCTGTTCACCGAAGGCGCGATGGTTCGCCAGGGCCAGCCGCTCTACGAGATCGATCCCAGCCTCTACCAGGCCTCCGTCAGCCAGGCTCAGGCCAACCTGCAAAGCGCCCAGGCCAGCCTGACCGCCGCGCGCGCCCAGGCCGACCGGTTCAGGCCGCTGGCCCAGATCGAGGCCGTCAGCCAGCAGGACTACACCAACGCCGAGGCCGCCGCTCGCCAGGCCGAGGCCGCCGTCGCCCAGAACCGCGCCGCGCTCGAGACCGCGCGGATCAATCTGCGCTTCACCACCCTGCCCGCGCCGATCACCGGCCGCATCGGCCGCTCCCTCTTCACCGTCGGCGCCCTGGTCACCTCCAATCAGGCTGATCCGCTGACCACCATCCAGCAGCTGGACCCGATGTATGTGGACATCCAGCAGTCGAGCGCCGAGCTGATCGCTCTGCGCCGCGCCATCGCCGCCGGCGGCGTCGCGCCGACCACCGCCCAGGTGCGCCTGACCCTTGAAGACGGGTCCGAGTATCCCCAGGCCGGCGTCGTCGAGTTTTCCGAAGTGGTCGTCGATCCCTCCACCGGCGCGGTGACCTTGCGCGTGCGCGTGCCCAACCCGCAGGGCCTTTTGCTGCCCGGCATGTTCGTGCGGGCCAACTTCGCCCAAGGCGTCGATCGCAACATCTTCCTGGTCCCGCAGCAGGCGGTGGGCCGCACCCCGCGGGGCGAAGCCAGCGTCTGGCTGGTCGGCGAGGACGGCAAGGCGGTGCAAAAGACCATCAAGGCTGACCGCACCGACGGCGACTCTTGGGTCGTCACCAGCGGCCTCAAGGCCGGCGACAAGATCATCACCCAAGGTCTCGGCAATCTGCGCCCAGGCGCTCAGATTCGTCCCGTGCCGGCGAGCAAGACCCAGACCATCGCGCCGCGGCAACGCGGCCAAGGCGGCCCTCAGGGCGCAGGCGGTCAAGGCGGCGGTCAGGGCCGTGGCGGCCAAGGCGGCGGCCAACGGCAGGGCGGCTAA